A segment of the Arachis hypogaea cultivar Tifrunner chromosome 5, arahy.Tifrunner.gnm2.J5K5, whole genome shotgun sequence genome:
aagtcacttctattttaaattatcatcaagttatataataatgttgcatcTTTTTTTGTAATCCGCGGGTACGATCGgatacccgcgggtagggttagggttgactcCAAAccttaccctaccctacccattggcCATTGTCACCCCTAATTTCGGCTTaatttggtaaagcttttacttttcaaaagtagcttataaaagttaatttttaaaatatggctttttaaaagttgtagcatttatgtttggtaaatcaaattaaaaatagctttTAATAAACATAAGCAACATCAATTGCGtttggtaaaatagtttttaaaatttaaaaatattataatagacataaatgtaaacattaaatttgaaaattagttaacatataaggttatattagacttttaaattttgaaaagtataaGCCAACTTTAAAAAGTTCTATCTTAGACGCTTTCAAAAGTACCTaatcttttaaaagctgcaagtaTAAGTACATCGTCATTTTGATTTACTAAACATAAAATGAAgagtttaaacttttaaaaagtacaagtatatcttcaaaaaattttaccaaaccaaacATTTGTCTTGTGTATGCAGCAACTTATTTATCggtgataattttttaaataaaattcaaaagtaaattaATTTTTAGCATGTTGAATTAAAAGATATTATACCAACACAAAAAAACAACATCATTATTATTGTAttacattattttattaaaaaaactgaaaaataaaaaataaaaaatattatttatttattaaaattagccattatatatttatgtataaaatatatataatttaatttatttttatattctgaTAGCTGATTTTAATGTATATCTAACGTCATAATTGATGGAAAATAATGTGGCAAGTAGAAGAAATGAGTTTAGTTACCAAAAATCACTTAAAAGGAGAAGTGTTCAAGTAAATCAGAGATTTGATAGTGTTGAGTAATTAATTGCCTTTCTTAGCGCAGAAAAAGTGCGACCTACCGGACTTTTTAACCGTAGATCAGCATAAAAAGCTTGAAAGGCAATTTCATGCATCATGAGAAGAATTTCaactttatttattaatttcttgAAAATTCCATGCCTTATTATGCCTATGGTCGTTACTTTTGCTTTCACCCTTTTTCAGTTGCAAGTTGCATATAACTTGGTCCTCATCATAAGGTAATTAATCAATAAAGTACAGTGGCTGATGCAATAAAGTTTAGTAGATGAGTTTGATGGAGAAATGTCCCACCCTCCCCTCGTATCAAAAGATAACTGCTATATACAGATTCATTTTCCCACAAGCTTAATTTCTCACCACCCTTCTTCAATCTCATTTGTGacccaaaaaatattatttaacatgTTGGTGTTAATTAGATCTCTATAATTTAGTTTATCATTTGTAATTTTGTATAATATGACAAACTAAATATTAGGTCGGTCAAATAAATCTCCCGAAGATTTATAATTCggataaattaatcttaaaaaaaatactaataaaaatttgaaaaaatattggtagacaatgaaaatattaaataatgtaaataatagatatattagatgttcaattcactatgtatgcggatgattattttagTATTAAGATCTAGGTGAATAATTTGAGAGTTTagtgtattttatttaaattgggcTAATTTTAGAATCCATTGTTCATGTTATTCAAAAAAAGTTATTAGTTACCTAGTATAACTCTAAAGACTTTTAGGATAACAGAGTGGACGCACTACTTCTAAATTAATCTCgataattagaataaaaagtCTTAATTTAAACTAACTTGTCCATATTTACTATCGTAAaggattttattgattttttttcttttaagaattaatatttctaaaataaattttgttagagTTTTTATATGTCACTTTACTCTATTTTGATTTATACATAATGACAATAATGATGATATAAGAAATGAATTCAAAGtactaataaaatataacttaaatgACATAGTCTGCCTATCTTCTAACCTAGAAGTCTTGGGTTAGAGTCTCAtttttaactttgaaaaaaaaaaaaccgaattCAAGGTGTAACTTTAAGGTGAGCACTCTTGTTGAGTAGCAAAATATAGCCATCGTCTTAAGGTGAAGATGCCAAATGAAAAAGCCCAAAAGTGATGAAAATATTAAGCAACCGATGTTGGCTGAGTATAATCAAAGTAAATAACTTGTGGTATTACAAGGATTCCAACATCACATCAACAACATCATGATAAAATATCATTCTTTGTAATTTGTTACcccatcaatttttttttttattcaaaatatcaAATCACACAACTTTGTTTTATCGCTTCTGACCTTGATTAAAACTTGTGGTAGCTAAAGATTGGAACGCGCAAACCAACTGACAATTAACTGAAAGCCAAATTAATGTAAACAAGTTCTCAATTAATCAAGTTTTCTTAACAAATGTTTATACATATAGATAGATACATATGGTTTATATTATAGTTTTGTTTTATCCTTAGATACGTAGAAGCATATCAGTTCTGGAAAGCAAGTTAAAGGAGAACATATTTAGTTGGCGCCATTAGGAGGCAGTtgccaataataataaaaaaaaatgatatgcGAATCAAAATCGTACtccataattttattaatgataattaatccGATGTTCATATTTACAATTGGAGCAAAAAAAAATTGATCCCCCACTGGCTACTACTAATTGatgttttctttatttatattctttaaaaaggAAGATAAAAATTCCTAAAGTGTGTATTCCTGTTTGAGTGACTCGATGCCGTAGATAGAAGACAAGACATGATGAATGGCCAAGATGATGTAACAATTGATGCCTAAATTCTTTGTCTTGTATGTGTGGTTGAaccaattaatataataataattaaggtcCTCAAGACTCAAGTTGAAATCCTTGGTCAGGTAGTGCTGATTGTATCTTGAATTTTGAGCACCAACTTGATGCTTGCTAGTTGATACCCTCCTCCTAGCTATAGAGGACTCAAGTTGAAGGCACTCTAATCATATAATTAATAAGGTACAGAGGGTTGTAAGTAGTAACTAATTGAGTTGCCAGAAACGCCAAAACCCAACCAAGAGAGAGATGGCAATAATCATGTTGAATACGACGTCGTTGTTGTCCACACGATGAGATCCCGACACTTGCACCGCCACGGGATATTTCCCATTCCCCGATTTGATCGAACTGCatcataacacaataattaacaatccaaaatatgAACACGAGCTGGCTATATCACACGGAATGTGTTGTTATGTGTTATACATCATGGACGGTGCAAATATTCATAAACCTAATCTTACATCAATTTCCTGTATTAGTAAAAACtcaagtattttatttaaattgaaattaCCTAGTGGAGGGGGAAGGACAGAAAGTGATAAGGTAATCAGAAGAGGCACATGTGAAGGTGCTTGAGCCGTCATCGTAGGCGTAGCTATAGGCGCGTGGGCACGCGCTCTTGAAGAACTGCGAGTACGAGCTTGGCTTGCATGTGTCAGGGCTACCGAATGCTCCGCTGCAACAATATGAAGGATCCCCAAATGCTTCACACGCGCTTTTACACGCCACGCTCTCCTCACCGCCGTTACTACTACTCATCACCTTCAGTTCCGTCGGACATGCACTGTTCAAGTCCACCACGCACCCCGTCGCCGAGCAGTTTCCGCCGCCGCTTCCGCCCTGAGGCTCGATTATCATCGGCAGATTGTACCCGTCCACGAGACTCACGTCGAAGAAGTCCAGCCCCCCGGCGCCGTTCAGTGTGAACTCCGCCAGGGTGGCGGGAGGGGCCGCTCCACCGCCGGAGCATTCCATGGTGGAGGAGCCGCAGTCGCCGGTGACGCAGGTGAATTTTCCGGTGGTGGTGTTTTGAGTGCAGAGGGTGCGGCCCCAGAGACGGCCGGACCAGGCAGCGGGGACAGCGACGGCGTTGGACTCTCCAGGCTGGAGGGCGAAGCCGGTGGTGGAGAGAGGAGCGGTTCCGGCGCCGGATAAAATGCCTGGCCAAACAGTGTAACTGCACTTGTTTACTATTGTGAATGTTGCTGAATACGAACCTGCACAACACAACACAATATTAATGTTTAGAACTAagacaaatttgattaattatgtATTGTAACTTATGAATATTTGGTTCAGACCTGTTAGgaattggaataagaatagaatgAAGAAAGCAGAAATAGGGGCCGTAGCAGCATGTTGATAAATTGAAGCGGCCATAGTTGGGTTGGGTGGAGGGAATAACAAATAATAAGGTTGCCTTTTAAGGAGGGTATTTTGAATGTTGTGTAGTGTATGACTTAGGAGGGAACTCGTTTTATAGAGATTAAAACGTGGGGACCATGTGACTTTGTAGGCCCACAGGGCACAGGCTCACTTTAACATTGCACATGCATCATCTGCATCAATAAACCGCCATTGGACCAGTGCTCAAGTGAGGTCGGTacagtttatatattttttatcaaatgATTTTAAGTTGGATCTAAGGAACCTCATATAGTAATATATGTGCGGAGGGTTATCTAAGGAATCAATTCTAATGGTGACAGAAAGCCACAGAGATTGGAGGGAACACACAAAGGACGGCTACGAATTTACATGCACGCAAAACTATAAGAATACTGAATATAATAATAAGGAATGAGACCTAGCGATTAGGGAAATTGTGATGAAGATGAGTCTCAGTTTGGTATTTATCAACAGTCAAATATAAGTAGTGCATCAGTGCAGTAACTAATTTCATGTGATTTTTGTACCCTTCATAGTTGATACTTCCTTCGAGATTCCGCGTGACTTCTCTGTCTTCAATTTTAATAAAGTATGCATGATCGTTTTTCTATAATCGATTCTCTCTGTTTTTGTTCCATATAATAACACTTGATATTCAGGACCGCGTGGCATGAGAATTTATTGGTTCAAAATATAAACGATCAACAAGATATTTTCCTTCATGCATAAAGTAGATGCTCTTTGCCTTCTAAAAGAATAAGACCGTCCCTTCATTGAAGCTATTGCAGTTCTTCAGTTTACTTTCCCGTTAACATATtgccttttttattctttttggtCGGGTGGGCCGCTGGGGTTGAGGGTTCTGGGCTTAATGTGGATTGGATGATTGGATTTAGGGGAGGCTTCAAATGGATTtggacaatttttttaatttagagtaCGTTCTTTTGGTCACGTTTTATGTCATTAAACCTTAATTTGGTCTTGGGAGTAGgttttttattcatataattgCACATGAGAACCAGCCCAGAAAGTAGAAGGGGTCGATGATAGTACCCCTGTGGCACCGGAGAGTATATAACAAAAGGGCCAATTGTACCCCTCTTGGGCCAGAATCGGAAATGCAACCTTATCCTTTGGAGAATAGCATTAGATTTCCAAACTGTTCCTAATCCAGAACATAATTGATACACGAAATGCAGTATTATTATAAGGTTGATATAAATAATCTAATCTCAAGCCCCCCTCGCCCCCAAAaacattttttaaagaaaaagggaTATATCACTAAGCATTTAAATTATACAGAAATTAGTCTTGATTTCGTGTACATACCAATtagaaagcaaaaaataaaatagaataaaaaatcatATGTCACAGATGCAAGCAACCAAGTTGGTTGTATCTGCGAAGAGCAAGTTGTGGTTTTACATTGGCTCGTGGAGCCACTTAACATCCACAAGCGAAAGGTCAAAAACCCTGAACAGCACAATAATTGAGCCCTTAAAGCGCCTGTGGGATACATAACGTTACCACCTAAGGCTGATGTCCCTAACTATTTCTTCCCTATCAACGAAAAGGCCATAGGTAAAAGACAAACACCCGATATCAAgatactatataaaaataaacgGTTCCAGGTTCAATCATCTCCACAAGTTGCTTGACTTTATACTCGCTCAATACATCACAGGTTGAAAGCAATTGCAAGCcaacatgataaaaatatatattagatacCCCACCCCAATTTGCAACGGGATCTAGCATGTTGCACTATATTTGTTCTAGGAATCTAGAGAATCAGCAATCACATGCTCTATCAACTAAATGTTGCAAGGTCAagacataatataaaaaaattgacacTTCTCCTCATGTTCACCACAGAACTTGTCAACATCTACAATACACACAGATGGAATTGTTCAGCGGGTAAACTACAGCTTGATCATTGAGCTCAATACCATTAGACCTTACTCAACCAACAAGTACTTCAATCAATCCTTAATTCCATTGTATGAAGTTTCAATCCAATATTGGAAATAAGAACCAATGATTCACGGTACAAGGCCACACACTCAACGGTATAGTACTAGGAAACGTCACTACATTCAAAGTCATGACCTTATTCTGCTACCAGAAAAACCAGAATGAGATTTTAAAAGCTCCAGAGGAAGACATGAATATTTCACAATCAAGATAACTAAACAAGTAGATCAAGAATGCAAATATTAAAACAGGAATAAGAAAGCAGTAAGATAAGAAAAATCAGGATTTTTTGCATCCCATCCTATAAAGCATCAAGCCATCAGTTAAAGAAGCAAAATTGCATGCGAAAACCATTAAGAACCAGGAGAAATCCTATGTGTAATTCTAGAATttgataaacaaaaagaaaaagttacTGATACTGGGCTAAAAGGTAATTAACAAGTACTGTGAAAAAAGGCTCAAAAAAGAAGAGTATGTACTATTCCTCCTTGTCTTGTCTTTTTCCCCAAttcacttattttatttttctttaaccaGAGGCCTCAACGCACTCCCTAGCAAAATGCCCAGGTTTCCCACAATTGAAGCACGTGCTCTTTCCACCGTTTCCACCAGCACCGGAACCACCTTCTCTGTTGCAATCCCTAGCCAAGTGACCAACCTCACCACACCTATAGCAACCACCACCGTTACCGCCACCTCCGCTGCAGTCCCTCGCCATGTGCCCAAACTCACCGCACTTAAAGCAACCACCGCCATtaccgccaccgccaccgccacctcCACTGCAATCCCTCGCCATGTGCCCGAACTCGCCGCATTTAAAGCAGCCCCCACCGTTTGCTCCTCCTCCGCCGCCTCCACTGACGCAATCCCTAGCCATGTGTCCGAATCCGCCGCAACTGTAGCATGCACCGCCGCCGCCGCCACCACCGCCATTGCCAGCACGGCTGCAATCCCTAGCAAGATGACCGAAATCACCACACTGGTAACAGGCTCCGCCGCCTCCTCCTCCTCCAGCACCAGCGCTGCGTCTGTTATCGTTACCGGCGCGAGCAGAGTCGTGAGCGGAGCGCAGAGGCGCGCCGTTGGGGCCAGTGACGTCAAGAGCCTTGGGCTTGTCGCTGTTGTCAGCAATGGAGAACTCGACGCGATCGCCATCAACTAGGGTTCGGAAAGCGCCATCAGATTGGATGGAGGAGTGGTGGACGAAGAGGTCGTCACCGCCTTGGTCGGGCTTGATGAAGCCGAAGCCCTTGGAGTTGCTGAACCACTGAACGACGCCGCTGTACCTCTCTTCAGCCATTTGGGAATTGGAAAGAGGCCAAagcgaaaaccctagaaatttttTCAGAGACGAAGTCTAAGCAATCAATGAATATATATAGTTGGAGTTAGTTGGGAGAAGAAACGGTGGCGCAGATTAGCGTCAACTTCGTAAAACCCTAACTACACTCCGCGTCTCTTCTAATACTTTATCTTTTCATAATCTACGGTTACTAATTCTATCCCCACTagattcccaaaaaaaaaaatctttttgtttaaatggaaaatagaaaaatattcagtaaaaaattaataataaaaataaaataaaatttattttaaatattaaatatttaaaataatcaaattaaatatttaaaggtTACATATGAATCATCATCCACAAACAAAAGAGATATCTAATGTTGTGTTAATTTAAATTGATTGACAAGATCTTAGGGGTATCTAAAACGCCTAACATATATGTTGCAATTTTAGTCAAAGATCCTAAAGATACTAGGCTgatttgttttaacttttaagttgGTATAAATCAGAGTTATCAACAATAAAATATTCGAATTAGATTAGttcaagtttttatttttaaaataagaaaattttgccAATATATACACActtgataattaaaagttatattttaaaaactaatttttataaattatctgtaaaaaaaataaaatttacccaaccaaatcttaagtaaaacttattattattataattgaaaaattaagaAACGAAATAAGCTTCATACTCCACTTATCTAGTACCTCAATACTCAGCTGTATATGTTCTGTTGACCAAGCCATCATGAAACTGAAACCCAATTGTTACAAAGGTTTCTGACGATACAAGTCTATATACAAATTTCTTATTGCCAACTTAATCCTAGCACCAAACTATTAATATAATTGCTCTTTCTCTGCATAGAAGCTATGCTGTGAAAATACCTCGTATTTTATCCATCTCTTCTGCATATCTAGACTTAAACATTTACTCCTAATGCATCTCTTAGGCATGATCTTCAGCCACCATGAACTCATTTATTGATGGCCAAGTTAACCCTTATATTGACCACCTTCAAGATCCAGCACTACTGAATGTTTCTAATGTTTGTGAAATCAAATTTAGTTTCAATTTAAATGTCtcaaaagtgatacaaaataGCTTACTGAAAACAAATTATTGCTTTATAACTATACCGTGTCGAAACTATGATTTTAATCATTAAGGAAACTATATGGTATTAAAGAAATCCTCACAAAAGATATGGTAGGAAACTGGTAAATAAAACAATGTTGCCTTCATCTATATTATTTGTATGACCCTCAAAATGATGAAGTGGTTTCATGAAGGAGGAGAAAATCATGATGATAATAGAAAAACTAACATGGCTTTATATCTACAGAAAGTGATCATATAAATTAGTAGACTTCCACATTCCATTGCTCTGCCTTCTTCAATTGCCTCTTGTATTCAGTCCAATCAATGCCTACAACACAAAGAACACACCATGATCAATCAAGTTTTTTCTCTtgataaaatccaagttaaagtGACAAAGTAGATTCATGTTTGTTACCATCTCTGGCAGCAAGTGAAACCATGATGTCATCAATTCCTTTTTCCATGCCTTTGAGTCCACACATGTATACAAAAGTGTTGTCTTTCTTAAGTAACTCCCAAAGCTCTTCTGCATATTGAGCCATTCTGGTTTGGATGTACATCTTCTCTCCCTTCTCGTTCGTTTGCTCTCTGCTCACTGCGAAGTCAAGCCTGAATTTCTCAGGGTTTTTCTCCTTCATCTTCTCAAATTCCTGCCCCATGTAAAGGTTGACAGTTATTAATATCTATCAGCAAATGCATGTCCCACAAAAACATGATTTTGTATAGCCACCTCACCTCCTTGTATAGCAGTGAGCTGCTTGTAGGGACACCCAAGAAGAGCCATGCCAAACCATTGAACTGCATACATTAAATCATGTCTCAAAACTTGGTTAATTTAATTATGAACTATTGCTTAGTTAAAACATTTACAAGTTATACTTATTAGCAACAAATGTAATTTTATTTCCTTATTATAGCCTTTCATAATTGCATCTGACATAAGGGACTACACTTACTAAGGTGATACTGGTCAAATGAAACCAGCAGATACAAACATATTTACCACAttaaaattttcttgtttctaAAGCAACAAATGCTTTATTTTGCCTATGCTTACTAGCTAAGCATAGTTGATAATTCTTAAAATATCCACAGAGATAGAATTAAGCATTTCCATTTAGTTGGAATGAAATAGGGAAGCATCATAGACTTTGAGCATATACATACAATGTATTTACATAGCCATTTTCACTGTCTAGGCATCAGATTTGGTTTCAATTTTTTTGTGGCTCACTTACCTTATAATCATCGTGCTTCTCGAAGAACATTTTCCATAAAAACGAACGGAATGGGGCAATTCCAGTTCCAGTTGCCAACTGCATAGAAAAATTTGCATGATCAGCTATGAAATTCAAAACAGCAATGATGAGTAAACAAAGGGATCATCAAACActgcatttttgaattaaaatgaTGATGTACCATGATGATAGTAGCATTGGGATCTTTTGGCATAAGCATTTCTTTCCCCACAGGTCCAGTAATCTTTACTTCAGCTCCTGGTTTCAAGTCACCTGAATAAACAGCAACATAAGTTCCAAAAAGAAAGGCTAAAATTTAAACCTGAATTTCTTTAAGAAACATACTATAGAAATATTGAAAACTCAAACTATTGATCCTTACATAGGAAATTTGAGCAGACTCCCTTGACAAGTTCTCCATTTTCATTTGTATACACAAGACGTTTCACACATAGAGAAACCTGGGTGAGTGAATGAAAGCATCATATCAAATATATGAGATTGCAGAGAAATTGAAGTATGAATGGAACAAAAGGGTAAAACCCAAATCATGATAGGTCTCCAAAATAGGACTCACAGTTTTTGAGTCTCCAAAATCACCAAGAGCACTGCTAGCAATAGAATACAATCTGAGCTTGTGAGGCTTTCCATTCTTGTCAATGCCATCTGGAATCACCCCAATTGATTGTCCTTCTCTGTAAGGAACCTCTCCTGAAACAATAATTACAATCAAATATTTGTTGAATTGTAAAAAGGGATGAGAGCATGCatgattatataaataaatacccTCTGTGCTGAAGACCATGTGCCAAGTTTCACCAGGTGCATCATCCCCAGTGATCTTAGTGTTGAGCAAGCATCTTCCAATGTATGGCtccttgggtttgaacttgttcaCAACAACACCTTCTTCCTGCTTCTTGGAAATCTTTTCAACCTTAGCAGGTGCCTCAGTTGTGACCTGAGCTCTGATGGGAACCACTCTTCCACTGATACAAACATCTCTATACTGCAATGTAACCTGGCAATTCACAAACACCACcacagatcatcatattcatagTTCTTGAATTGCACCCTTAATTAAGTGCTTCAAAAGATGTACCTTTTTGAAGAGGAGTCTATGTGGGGAAGCAATAGAGGTTGTTGTGGTTG
Coding sequences within it:
- the LOC112800343 gene encoding uncharacterized protein — translated: MAEERYSGVVQWFSNSKGFGFIKPDQGGDDLFVHHSSIQSDGAFRTLVDGDRVEFSIADNSDKPKALDVTGPNGAPLRSAHDSARAGNDNRRSAGAGGGGGGGACYQCGDFGHLARDCSRAGNGGGGGGGGACYSCGGFGHMARDCVSGGGGGGANGGGCFKCGEFGHMARDCSGGGGGGGGNGGGCFKCGEFGHMARDCSGGGGNGGGCYRCGEVGHLARDCNREGGSGAGGNGGKSTCFNCGKPGHFARECVEASG
- the LOC112800344 gene encoding ferredoxin--NADP reductase, leaf isozyme, chloroplastic isoform X2, yielding MATAVTAAVSFPSTKSTSIPTTTTSIASPHRLLFKKVTLQYRDVCISGRVVPIRAQVTTEAPAKVEKISKKQEEGVVVNKFKPKEPYIGRCLLNTKITGDDAPGETWHMVFSTEEVPYREGQSIGVIPDGIDKNGKPHKLRLYSIASSALGDFGDSKTVSLCVKRLVYTNENGELVKGVCSNFLCDLKPGAEVKITGPVGKEMLMPKDPNATIIMLATGTGIAPFRSFLWKMFFEKHDDYKFNGLAWLFLGVPTSSSLLYKEEFEKMKEKNPEKFRLDFAVSREQTNEKGEKMYIQTRMAQYAEELWELLKKDNTFVYMCGLKGMEKGIDDIMVSLAARDGIDWTEYKRQLKKAEQWNVEVY
- the LOC112800344 gene encoding ferredoxin--NADP reductase, leaf isozyme, chloroplastic isoform X1, which translates into the protein MATAVTAAVSFPSTKSTSIPTTTTSIASPHRLLFKKVTLQYRDVCISGRVVPIRAQVTTEAPAKVEKISKKQEEGVVVNKFKPKEPYIGRCLLNTKITGDDAPGETWHMVFSTEGEVPYREGQSIGVIPDGIDKNGKPHKLRLYSIASSALGDFGDSKTVSLCVKRLVYTNENGELVKGVCSNFLCDLKPGAEVKITGPVGKEMLMPKDPNATIIMLATGTGIAPFRSFLWKMFFEKHDDYKFNGLAWLFLGVPTSSSLLYKEEFEKMKEKNPEKFRLDFAVSREQTNEKGEKMYIQTRMAQYAEELWELLKKDNTFVYMCGLKGMEKGIDDIMVSLAARDGIDWTEYKRQLKKAEQWNVEVY
- the LOC112800342 gene encoding thaumatin-like protein 1 — protein: MAASIYQHAATAPISAFFILFLFQFLTGSYSATFTIVNKCSYTVWPGILSGAGTAPLSTTGFALQPGESNAVAVPAAWSGRLWGRTLCTQNTTTGKFTCVTGDCGSSTMECSGGGAAPPATLAEFTLNGAGGLDFFDVSLVDGYNLPMIIEPQGGSGGGNCSATGCVVDLNSACPTELKVMSSSNGGEESVACKSACEAFGDPSYCCSGAFGSPDTCKPSSYSQFFKSACPRAYSYAYDDGSSTFTCASSDYLITFCPSPSTSSIKSGNGKYPVAVQVSGSHRVDNNDVVFNMIIAISLLVGFWRFWQLN